The window AGGTCGCCTTCTTCCTACCCCCGTAGAAGGCGATCCAGTAGGCGACCGGGAACGCCAGCACGATCAGCACGATCGACGTGACGGCGCCGTACACCAGCGAGCGGATCAACTGGGTCTGATAATCCGCCAACGACTCGGTGTAGTTCTGCCAGTGGCCGGTGAACACGAAGCCGTTGACGATGTCGCCCTCCTGCAGCGACAACGACAGCATGGTGACCATCGGCACCGCGAAGAACAGCAGGAGCCACAGCCCGCCGGGCAGGACGAGCAGATAGGGCGTGAGTGTACGTTTCACCCGGTCCATGCGATTACCCGAGCACGATCGGCTGGAACACCCGCTCGAAGTCGTTCTTCTCCTCGGCGGTGTTGAAGTTGACGTAGTAGTGCAGCCGCTTGTACTCGGCGTCACCGGGGAAGACCAGCGGGCTGTCGGCCACCGAGAGCAGGAACTCCTTGTCCTCGCCGGACGCGGCGGCCGCGTGCTTCTTCATCTGGGCCTGCGCGCCGGGCACCGGGCACACGTAGTTGATGTACTCGGCCAGGGTGGTGGCGTTCTCCAGGTCGTACAGGAAGTCCATCAGCTCGATGGCGTCGACCGGGTTCTCGGCGGTGACCGGGATGGCCATGTTGTCGGTCCAGATGGTGCCGCCCTCGGACGGGATCACGAACTTGAAGTTCGTGCCGTCGGAGACGTTCTTCTGGAAGATGTCACCGGACCACGCCTGAGTGATCCAGACCTCGCCCTTGCCCAGCGCGTCGACGTAGCTCTGGTCGTAGTAGTTGCGGACGATGCCGCCGTCCTTCTGCTCCTTGAGCTTCGCCGCCGCGGTCTTCCACGCGGTCTCGTCCGACTTCGACGGGTCCAGACCGGCCGCGAGCAGGCCGAAGTTGCCCAGCTCCTGGAGGTCCTTGAACATGCCGACCTTGCCCTTGTACTTCGGGTTCCACAGGTCGGCCAGGCTGGTCACCGGGTCGGTGATCTTCGACGGGTCGTAGGCGATGCCGGTGATACCGGACGCGTACGGGATGCTGAAGACGTTGCCGGGGTCGTACGAGGAGGCGGCGTACGACTTGGCCGCGTTGGCGGCGTAGTTGGGCAGCTTCGAGTGGTCCAGCGGGGCGAGGAAGCCGGAGTCACGGAACTGGCCGAACTGGATCGAGTTGGTGATGACCATCAGGTCGTAACCGATCGACTGCCCGGCGGACAGCTGCGGCTGGACCTTGGCGAACCACGGGCCCATCTCCTGGATGACCTCGTCGTACTTCACCTGGATGCCGGTCTTCTGGGTGAACTTCTTGAGTTCCGGCTTCTTCGGGTCCATGTAGAGCGGCCAGTTGGCGAAGTTGAGCTGACCCTTCTGGGTCTTGCCGTTCCAGAACTTCGCAACGGCGTCGGGGGCAATGCTGGCCTGCGGCTTGCCCTTGCCCTCCACGCCACAGGCGGCGAGGAAGGCGCCCATCGCCGACAACCCGCCGAGGCGCAGCGCGTCACGGCGACCGAGCCGCGACTGCGTCATGCCTCGCAGGAGGGAGGGGCTCGGCTTATCGGTGGGGAACATCAGACTCCGATCGGGTACGAGTGCTGCGGGGCCCAAGTGAGGAAGACGCGCTCGCCACGAGACGCGACGTCCTCTGCGTCGTGAGCATTCTGGTCGAACACCACGAAGTCGGTTCCAGCGGTGGTCGCCACTGTGTAATTCGTCGAGGTCCCGTGGTAAACGACCTCGGTGACGGTGCCGGAAAGGAGGCTCCCGTTGACGTTGCTCGGAATCGTCCGGTGCAGGTCGATCTTCTCCGGCCGGACCGAGACCTCGATCTCGCGGCCCACGGCGACGCCCGCCGGGACCGGCACCACGACGCGCTCGCCGGGGGCCTTGTCGAGAACCGCGAAGCCCTGGTCGGACCAGCTGACCTTGCCGTCGATGATGTTGGAGGTGCCGATGAAGCCGGCCACGAACCGGGTCGACGGGCGCTCGTAGATGTCCCGCGGCGAACCGAGCTGCTCGATCAGGCCGCTGTTCATCACGGCGATGCGGTCGCTCATGGTGAGCGCCTCGCCCTGGTCGTGGGTGACGTAGACGAAGGTGATGCCGACCTCGCGCTGGATACGCTTGAGCTCGATCTGCATCTGCTGGCGCAGCTTGAGGTCGAGGGCGCCGAGCGGCTCGTCGAGTAGCAGCGCCCGCGGGTGGTTGACCAGCGCCCGGGCCAGCGCGACCCGCTGCTGCTGGCCGCCGGACATCTCCTTGGGCTGGCGCCGCTCCATGCCGGTCAGCGAGACGATCTCCAGCATCTCGCCGACGCGGCGCTTGATGTCGTTCTTGGCGACCTTCTTGCGCTCGAGGCCGAACGCCACGTTCTGCTGCACGGTGAGGTGCGGGAACAACGCGTACGACTGGAAGACCATGTTGACGTCGCGCTTGTTGGGCGCGACGCCGGTGACGTCCTTACCGTCCAGGAAGACCTTGCCGGCGGTGGGCTCCTCGAAGCCCGCGATCATCCGCATCGTGGTGGTCTTGCCG of the Actinoplanes sichuanensis genome contains:
- a CDS encoding polyamine ABC transporter substrate-binding protein gives rise to the protein MTQSRLGRRDALRLGGLSAMGAFLAACGVEGKGKPQASIAPDAVAKFWNGKTQKGQLNFANWPLYMDPKKPELKKFTQKTGIQVKYDEVIQEMGPWFAKVQPQLSAGQSIGYDLMVITNSIQFGQFRDSGFLAPLDHSKLPNYAANAAKSYAASSYDPGNVFSIPYASGITGIAYDPSKITDPVTSLADLWNPKYKGKVGMFKDLQELGNFGLLAAGLDPSKSDETAWKTAAAKLKEQKDGGIVRNYYDQSYVDALGKGEVWITQAWSGDIFQKNVSDGTNFKFVIPSEGGTIWTDNMAIPVTAENPVDAIELMDFLYDLENATTLAEYINYVCPVPGAQAQMKKHAAAASGEDKEFLLSVADSPLVFPGDAEYKRLHYYVNFNTAEEKNDFERVFQPIVLG
- a CDS encoding ABC transporter ATP-binding protein gives rise to the protein MTTPPSTPVPTPAIEFAGVRKDYLSHGEAVPAVKSLDLAIGQGEFFSLLGPSGCGKTTTMRMIAGFEEPTAGKVFLDGKDVTGVAPNKRDVNMVFQSYALFPHLTVQQNVAFGLERKKVAKNDIKRRVGEMLEIVSLTGMERRQPKEMSGGQQQRVALARALVNHPRALLLDEPLGALDLKLRQQMQIELKRIQREVGITFVYVTHDQGEALTMSDRIAVMNSGLIEQLGSPRDIYERPSTRFVAGFIGTSNIIDGKVSWSDQGFAVLDKAPGERVVVPVPAGVAVGREIEVSVRPEKIDLHRTIPSNVNGSLLSGTVTEVVYHGTSTNYTVATTAGTDFVVFDQNAHDAEDVASRGERVFLTWAPQHSYPIGV